The Anabas testudineus chromosome 11, fAnaTes1.2, whole genome shotgun sequence genome has a segment encoding these proteins:
- the LOC113154218 gene encoding cilia- and flagella-associated protein 69 — MDLGKVVLRRKPDIPVIRPRASDKTQHMQEVSAKLDLSKVIRLLEDPLTANLKERHLFVLKKLLKRSQNGFLLKELVGIAKILNICAEKVKDHPEYVPILCEALQISSLPFLKEKPSDELNYAQDVIEFLSHMGCLMRVSDAEVRQQIVESVKSFYSCVAPKQLLDGLRPTSPGYRLQLLEHSDLAQTLLLSMATLESQSSIKLQLLKTLQILSSSSDLNCALILDARGAETICLHMNEPDPSGQILFHASEILWNLLERGSKDKVAAQLCSMECVVSLKEAFFHLLMNCSQHSDLQLRNDLLVITTLIADNPNSLLIESLFAKQLMAFVTFPELKNHNSVVRNFKLSYNNEDLKMKKLLLNLLVLMSKDFAAVQLFREEQVMLAVLTLVKPPSVSLQRQSGSRHWSSVQQEELQLQALATLTTIAPLMLDEYMSCQGNACLLLLLDWCVGQDTFFGEGHSFHGTGGRGSKKAQMRHCIRVLRSVTSLGEESVNQDLCDQGTINQLLGILMQMEESPDEDDIVTLEIKSDIQLILSALCETDMHRKELFGSEGVEMAVHFLRKGSDKFYSGLGHNKLILSTVDCVWSCIVGCYTTEDYFLAKQGAFLLLDSLASSPRCVHGVVLATLLELCDNPNTVSHILSWRDEGGQTAPKLLLQLWREEEEDLGVNRDKYGVITDPQRPILSQYQQEDTQLLLAANVPSATVLEISENLRSKIYSIFCKLGFQDLPGLSTKDYVTLSIIKRYLDFKVCEVWEEISRELRLANVRPVSPDEEALSTICKISEDTARKVIAEQNSILEQQEKEDISEEELMYTEMKSHWKQRELTAKSWDTYVSKTSNYEILKEVRAEREKYIESSRTRSKHPDAALHPEEHFIGQVMSIESTDAQGPAGVKLTLARAPIKTVGQDKVEPTTEDPEYFSTVSAKD, encoded by the exons ATGGATTTAGGAAAAGTTGTGCTCAGGAGGAAACCAGACATTCCCGTAATCCGACCGAGAGCATCAGACAAGACCCAGCATATGCAGGAG GTCAGTGCCAAACTTGATCTCAGTAAGGTGATTCGTCTTCTTGAAGATCCTTTGACA GCTAACTTGAAAGAGAGGCACCTGTTTGTCCTGAAGAAACTACTGAAGAGAAGCCAAAATGGTTTT CTGTTAAAGGAGCTTGTGGGAATAGCCAAAATACTCAACATCTGTGCTGAGAAAGTGAAGGATCACCCTGAATATGTGCCCATTTTGTGTGAGGCACTTCAAATTAGTAG TCTCCCCTTCCTGAAGGAGAAACCATCTGATGAGCTTAACTACGCTCAGGATGTCATAGAGTTCCTCTCTCACATGG GGTGTCTGATGAGGGTGTCAGATGCTGAAGTGAGACAGCAGATAGTCGAATCTGTCAAATCATTCTACAGCTGTGTGGCTCCAAAACAGCTGCTTGATG GGCTCAGGCCGACCTCTCCAGGCTACAGGCTGCAGCTGCTAGAGCACAGTGACCTAGCCCAGACTCTTCTCCTCTCCATGGCCACTCTGGAGAGCCAGTCATCTATCAAGCTGCAGCTCCTGAAGACACTCCAGATACTCTCCAGTTCCTCTG ATTTGAACTGTGCTTTAATCCTGGATGCACGAGGAGCTGAGACAATCTGTCTTCACATGAACGAACCCGACCCGTCCGGGCAGATCCTGTTCCACGCCTCTGAAATCCTCTGGAATCTCCTGGAGAGAGGCAGCAAGGACAAGGTCGCCGCTCAGCTCTGCAGCATGgagtgtgttgt ATCTCTGAAAGAAGCATTTTTCCACCTGCTGATGAACTGTTCACAACACTCTGACCTCCAACTCAGAAATGACTTGCTTGTGATCACAACGCTCATCGCTGACAACCCTAACTCTCTGCTCATT GAGAGTTTATTTGCAAAACAGCTCATGGCTTTTGTCACATTTCCAGAGT tgAAAAACCACAACTCTGTGGTTCGCAACTTCAAGCTCAGCTACAACAACGAAGACTTGAAAatgaagaagctgctgctgaatctGTTGGTTTTGATGTCAAAGGATTTTGCTGCCGTGCAG CTGTTCAGAGAAGAACAAGTCATGCTGGCTGTGCTGACACTTGTGAAGCCGCCTTCTGTCTCACTTCAGCGTCAGTCTGGTTCACGTCACTGGTCCTCCGTCCAGCAGGAGGAGCTCCAGCTGCAGGCACTGGCCACTCTGACCACCATCGCTCCGCTCATGCTGGACGAGTACATGTCATGCCAGGGAAATGCGTGTCTCCTGCTCCTGCTTGACTGGTGTGTTGGGCAAG atacTTTCTTTGGCGAAGGTCACAGTTTCCATGGTACAGGAGGCAGAGGCAGTAAGAAGGCTCAGATGCGGCACTGTATCAGGGTACTCAGATCTGTGACATCTTTAGGTGAAGAGTCAGTCAACCAAGACCTTTGTGATCAAGGAACCATCAACCAGCTTCTGG gGATTTTAATGCAAATGGAAGAGAGTCCCGATGAAGACGACATAGTTACTCTGGAGATTAAGTCAGATATTCAACTCATCCTTTCAGCGCTGTGTGAAACTGACATGCACAGAAAG GAGCTGTTTGGATCTGAGGGAGTTGAGATGGCAGTTCACTTCCTGAGGAAAGGCTCGGACAAGTTTTACAGCGGTCTGGGACACAACAAGCTCATCCTCTCCACGGTCGATTGTGTCTG gTCTTGTATTGTGGGCTGCTACACTACAGAAGATTACTTTTTGGCTAAACAGGGGGCGTTTCTTCTGCTTGACTCACTTGCT tcgAGTCCCAGATGTGTGCATGGTGTTGTCCTTGCCACCCTACTGGAATTATGTGACAACCCTAACACAGTGTCTCACATCCTGAGTTGGAGGGACGAGGGTGGTCAAACTGCTCCTAAACTCTTGCTGCAGctgtggagggaggaggaggaggacctgGGAGTCAACCGAGACAAATATGGTGTAATTACAG ATCCCCAGAGGCCCATCCTCAGTCAGTACCAGCAAGAGGACACTCAGCTGTTGTTAGCTGCCAATGTGCCAAGTGCTACAGTACTTGAGATATCAGAGAACCTGCGGTCAAAGATTTACTCCATCTTCTGCAAACTTG GTTTTCAGGACCTTCCTGGACTGTCAACAAAAGATTATGTGACATTAAGTATCATCAAGAGATACCTGGACTTTAAG GTCTGTGAGGTGTGGGAGGAGATCAGCAGGGAACTGAGGCTGGCTAATGTCAGACCAGTCAGCCCTGATGAAGAGGCTCTAAGCACTATCTGTAAGATTTCAGAGGACACTGCGAGGAAGGTCATAGCAGAACAAAACAGCATCCTGGAGCAACAGGAGAAAGAGGACATCAGTGAGGAGGAGCTCATGTACACAGAG ATGAAGTCTCACTGGAAGCAACGGGAGCTCACAGCGAAGTCATGGGACACTTACGTTTCCAAGACTTCAAACTACGAGATTCTAAag GAAGtgagagcagaaagagagaaatacatTGAGTCATCCAGAACCAGATCAAAACATCCTGACGCTGCACTCCACCCTGAAGAG CATTTCATCGGACAGGTCATGTCAATAGAGAGCACAGATGCTCAGGGGCCTGCAGGAGTGAAGCTGACACTGGCCAGAGCTCCAATCAAGACTGTGGGTCAGGACAAAGTGGAACCAACAACAGAAGACCCAGAATACTTCAGCACTGTATCTGCTAAAGACTGA